Proteins encoded together in one Pectinophora gossypiella chromosome 20, ilPecGoss1.1, whole genome shotgun sequence window:
- the LOC126376046 gene encoding structure-specific endonuclease subunit SLX1 homolog isoform X2, producing the protein MSKVELVEDFFGVYLLYCLNPRYKGRTYIGYTRDPNRRIKQHNRGTWAGGAFRTSNKGPWKMVLIVHGFPNNISALRFEWAWQNPTKTIRLQHLNLKKIPRKETHYQFQLRILSEMLQVGPWCRLPLVIRWLENEYYEAREKTTKSYDNMPGSCKKQKSEEIK; encoded by the exons ATGTCTAAAGTGGAATTAGTAGAGGATTTCTTTGGAGTTTATTTGCTGTACTGCCTGAATCCTAGGTATAAGGGACGAACTTATATTGGCTATACAAGAGACCCTAACCGGAGGATCAAGCAGCACAATAGAGGTACCTGGGCGGGGGGCGCTTTCCGTACTAGTAACAAAGGACCTTG GAAAATGGTGCTAATAGTGCATGGATTTCCAAACAACATTTCTGCATTAAGA tttGAATGGGCTTGGCAGAACCCAACAAAAACAATCAGACTCCAGCACCTGAACTTGAAGAAGATTCCGAGGAAAGAGACTCACTACCAGTTTCAGCTGAGGATATTATCAGAGATGCTCCAAGTGGGTCCTTGGTGCCGGCTGCCTTTGGTCATACGATGGcttgaaaatgaatattatGAAG CCAGAGAGAAAACCACCAAGTCATATGACAATATGCCAGGGTCCTGTAAAAAGCAGAAATCTGaagaaatcaaataa
- the LOC126376046 gene encoding structure-specific endonuclease subunit SLX1 homolog isoform X1 — MSKVELVEDFFGVYLLYCLNPRYKGRTYIGYTRDPNRRIKQHNRGTWAGGAFRTSNKGPWKMVLIVHGFPNNISALRFEWAWQNPTKTIRLQHLNLKKIPRKETHYQFQLRILSEMLQVGPWCRLPLVIRWLENEYYEGFPPERKPPSHMTICQGPVKSRNLKKSNNKSDPINIECLLCSKSITCSKSKLSCLNPNCELIAHLHCLANIFLIPGEYVPIEGSCPFCDIPLKWGDLIRKMKGCQDSSCDDNVNEEKDFSEENEDDISDDENIICSQDRGFVDNNSLWLQV; from the exons ATGTCTAAAGTGGAATTAGTAGAGGATTTCTTTGGAGTTTATTTGCTGTACTGCCTGAATCCTAGGTATAAGGGACGAACTTATATTGGCTATACAAGAGACCCTAACCGGAGGATCAAGCAGCACAATAGAGGTACCTGGGCGGGGGGCGCTTTCCGTACTAGTAACAAAGGACCTTG GAAAATGGTGCTAATAGTGCATGGATTTCCAAACAACATTTCTGCATTAAGA tttGAATGGGCTTGGCAGAACCCAACAAAAACAATCAGACTCCAGCACCTGAACTTGAAGAAGATTCCGAGGAAAGAGACTCACTACCAGTTTCAGCTGAGGATATTATCAGAGATGCTCCAAGTGGGTCCTTGGTGCCGGCTGCCTTTGGTCATACGATGGcttgaaaatgaatattatGAAGGTTTTCCT CCAGAGAGAAAACCACCAAGTCATATGACAATATGCCAGGGTCCTGTAAAAAGCAGAAATCTGaagaaatcaaataataaatcaGACCCTATCAATATTGAATGCTTGCTTTGTAGTAAATCTATAACATGTTCAAAATCTAAACTCTCTTGTTTGAATCCAAATTGTGAACTTATTGCTCATTTGCATTGCTTagctaatatatttttaataccagGGGAGTATGTGCCTATAGAAGGAAGTTGTCCCTTTTGCGACATTCCCCTAAAATGGGGTGATTTAATTAGGAAGATGAAGGGTTGTCAAGATTCTTCATGTGACGATAATGTTAATGAAGAAAAAGATTTTAGTGAAGAAAACGAGGATGATATAAGTGATgatgaaaatataatttgttcaCAAGACAGAGGATTTGTTGATAACAATTCTCTTTGGTTGCAAGTGTAA